The Micromonospora sp. NBC_00421 genome contains a region encoding:
- a CDS encoding DsbA family oxidoreductase has product MEIEIYADVVCPWCYIGKRRFEQALASYDGEVTVRYRPFQLDPTPVTAPQPLLDALAAKFGGRERAQSMAGQVTEVAAEVGLTLNFDRAVSANTFDAHRLVRFADERGLAGELVEALYRAHFTDGVDVGSPEALVTLAASVGLDETEAREHLASNAGRREVAADLTTAHQLGVTSVPTFVLAGRYGVTGAQEPETLLAALTEVAQRESAG; this is encoded by the coding sequence ATGGAGATCGAGATCTACGCCGACGTGGTCTGCCCCTGGTGCTACATCGGCAAGCGCCGCTTCGAACAGGCCCTGGCGTCGTACGACGGCGAGGTGACCGTCCGGTACCGGCCGTTCCAGCTGGACCCGACGCCGGTGACCGCGCCACAGCCGCTGCTGGACGCGCTGGCCGCGAAGTTCGGCGGCCGGGAGCGGGCCCAGTCGATGGCCGGGCAGGTGACCGAGGTGGCCGCCGAGGTGGGGCTGACCCTGAACTTCGACCGGGCGGTGAGCGCCAACACCTTCGACGCGCACCGGTTGGTCCGCTTCGCCGACGAGCGCGGGCTGGCGGGCGAGCTGGTCGAGGCGCTCTACCGGGCGCACTTCACCGACGGGGTCGACGTCGGCTCGCCGGAGGCGCTGGTCACGCTGGCCGCCTCGGTCGGGCTGGACGAGACCGAGGCGCGCGAGCACCTGGCCTCGAACGCGGGCCGGCGCGAGGTGGCCGCGGATCTGACCACCGCCCACCAGCTCGGGGTGACCAGCGTGCCGACCTTCGTGCTCGCCGGCAGGTACGGCGTCACCGGGGCGCAGGAGCCGGAGACGTTGCTCGCCGCCCTGACCGAGGTCGCCCAGCGCGAATCGGCCGGCTGA
- a CDS encoding hydroxymethylglutaryl-CoA lyase translates to MSQMPAAVSIREVGPRDGLQNEEPIPTEAKVRLLDALSGTGVRRIEAVSFVHPLAIPQMADADEVWRRAGKADGVRYSALVPNTRGAQRALAAGFTEIEVVVSASDTHNRRNVNRSTAESLDDIAELVDLLHGAGARAEVIVATSFGCPYEGDVDPGRVAGIVERVVRDGADRVAFGDTTGMGTPRRVRELVTAVRDRAPDVPVLLHFHNTRGTALANLLTALELGITEFDASVGGLGGCPYAPGASGNLATEEAVHMLHDMGIDTGIDLDALIAVAELAEDLLGKRLPSGVLRAGPRTRLTARP, encoded by the coding sequence ATGAGTCAGATGCCAGCGGCGGTGTCGATCCGCGAGGTCGGGCCGCGCGACGGCCTCCAGAACGAGGAGCCGATTCCCACCGAGGCCAAGGTGCGGCTGCTCGACGCCCTGTCCGGCACCGGCGTGCGCCGGATCGAGGCGGTGTCGTTCGTGCACCCGTTGGCCATCCCGCAGATGGCCGACGCCGACGAGGTGTGGCGGCGGGCCGGGAAGGCCGACGGGGTGCGTTACTCGGCGTTGGTGCCGAACACCAGGGGCGCGCAGCGGGCACTGGCCGCCGGTTTCACCGAGATCGAGGTGGTGGTCTCGGCCAGCGACACGCACAACCGGCGCAACGTCAACCGCTCCACCGCCGAGTCGCTCGACGACATCGCCGAGCTGGTCGACCTGCTGCACGGGGCGGGTGCCCGCGCCGAGGTGATCGTGGCGACCAGCTTCGGCTGCCCGTACGAGGGGGACGTCGACCCCGGGCGGGTCGCCGGGATCGTCGAGCGGGTGGTCCGCGACGGCGCCGACCGGGTCGCGTTCGGCGACACCACCGGCATGGGTACGCCCCGACGGGTCCGGGAGCTGGTCACCGCCGTGCGTGACCGTGCCCCGGACGTGCCGGTGCTGCTGCACTTCCACAACACCCGGGGCACCGCGTTGGCCAACCTGCTTACCGCGTTGGAGCTGGGGATCACCGAGTTCGACGCCAGCGTCGGCGGCCTGGGCGGCTGCCCGTACGCGCCGGGGGCGAGCGGGAACCTGGCCACCGAGGAGGCGGTGCACATGCTGCACGACATGGGCATCGACACCGGCATCGACCTGGACGCCCTGATCGCGGTCGCCGAGCTGGCCGAGGACCTGCTGGGCAAGCGGCTGCCCTCCGGGGTGCTGCGGGCCGGCCCGCGTACCCGGCTGACCGCCCGGCCCTGA
- a CDS encoding DUF7144 family membrane protein → MTVRLPDRSLLLAGGLLVGAGIFDLLAGIGDVGSGDVYASLHADGLVFYDLTGWAWLHVASGVLLVLTGLVSALSRRRWVRAALVVGVAVVVVHLLFAPYHPIEALIVVGLTLAAVRLVVRHQRDTRVRPAGRPSR, encoded by the coding sequence ATGACGGTACGGCTGCCGGACCGGTCGCTGCTGCTCGCCGGGGGCCTGCTGGTCGGTGCCGGGATCTTCGACCTGCTGGCCGGGATCGGCGACGTCGGCAGCGGCGACGTGTACGCCTCGCTGCACGCCGACGGGCTGGTCTTCTACGACCTCACCGGTTGGGCCTGGCTGCACGTGGCGAGCGGGGTGCTGCTGGTGCTGACCGGCCTGGTCAGCGCGCTCAGTCGACGCCGGTGGGTCAGGGCCGCCCTGGTGGTCGGGGTGGCGGTCGTCGTCGTCCACCTGCTGTTCGCGCCGTACCACCCGATCGAGGCGTTGATCGTGGTGGGGCTGACCCTGGCCGCCGTGCGGCTGGTCGTCCGGCACCAGCGCGACACGCGGGTCAGACCGGCTGGCAGACCCTCCCGGTGA
- a CDS encoding SGNH/GDSL hydrolase family protein has translation MRWRSFVAVGDSFTEGMDDAYPDGTYRGWADLVATRLAAEAGPDFGYANLAIRGRLFPSVVAEQVPAALAMKPDLISFAAGGNDVLRRTFDPDALATRFDAVVARLRSGGADVILFRFADVMTRLPGQRLVAPRIELVNRAVGETAARHGAILVDLYADDTFRLNPMLWSTDRLHLSAAGHRRVAAQVLTALGVGCDEEWLMVPEHPAATPWLAARAADLRWAGRHLAPWITRRLTGRSSGDTVTAKRPVLGPLAD, from the coding sequence GTGCGCTGGCGGAGCTTCGTGGCGGTCGGGGACAGCTTCACCGAGGGCATGGACGACGCGTACCCGGACGGCACCTACCGGGGCTGGGCGGACCTGGTGGCGACCCGGCTGGCCGCCGAGGCCGGGCCGGACTTCGGCTACGCGAACCTGGCCATCCGGGGTCGGCTCTTCCCGAGTGTCGTCGCCGAGCAGGTGCCCGCCGCGCTCGCCATGAAGCCTGACCTGATCAGCTTCGCGGCCGGCGGCAACGACGTGCTGCGGCGTACCTTCGATCCGGACGCGCTGGCCACCCGTTTCGACGCCGTGGTGGCCCGGTTGCGGTCCGGCGGTGCCGACGTGATCCTCTTCCGGTTCGCCGACGTGATGACCCGGCTGCCCGGCCAGCGACTCGTCGCGCCCCGGATCGAGCTGGTCAACCGGGCCGTCGGGGAGACCGCCGCGCGGCACGGCGCGATCCTGGTCGACCTCTACGCCGACGACACGTTCCGGCTCAATCCGATGCTCTGGAGCACCGACCGGCTGCACCTGTCCGCCGCCGGTCACCGGCGGGTCGCCGCCCAGGTGCTGACCGCGCTCGGAGTGGGCTGCGACGAGGAGTGGTTGATGGTGCCGGAGCACCCGGCCGCCACCCCGTGGCTCGCCGCCCGCGCCGCCGACCTGCGCTGGGCCGGCCGGCACCTGGCCCCGTGGATCACCCGCCGGCTCACCGGCCGGTCCTCCGGCGACACGGTCACCGCGAAGCGGCCGGTCCTCGGCCCGCTGGCCGACTGA
- a CDS encoding imidazolonepropionase-like domain-containing protein has translation MRTLHTAPLLRLTHDNEPPPVRLVPGDDDASSDQPAPLSAEPPPDQPVSGDGGPRSGWAVLVDGDRIEAVGPIGELTQAYPMVRVRRWPGTLGPALVHDGPLPPAPSPRERVHALLRSGVGAVLAAHLTDPAVRAAVARNDVAVLDAARPPVLAVGGRADLAVFADDGRCLATVVAGRLVHRRA, from the coding sequence GTGCGCACCCTCCACACCGCCCCCCTGCTGCGCCTCACCCACGACAACGAGCCGCCGCCGGTCCGGCTGGTGCCGGGTGACGACGATGCGTCGTCGGACCAGCCGGCTCCACTCTCCGCCGAGCCGCCGCCGGACCAGCCGGTCTCGGGCGACGGGGGGCCGCGGTCGGGCTGGGCGGTGCTTGTCGACGGTGACCGGATCGAGGCGGTCGGCCCGATCGGGGAGCTGACGCAGGCGTACCCGATGGTGCGGGTGCGGCGGTGGCCCGGCACCCTCGGGCCGGCGCTGGTGCACGACGGGCCGCTGCCGCCGGCCCCCAGCCCGCGCGAACGGGTGCACGCGCTGCTGCGGTCGGGCGTCGGCGCGGTGCTCGCCGCACACCTCACCGACCCGGCGGTACGGGCGGCGGTGGCCCGCAACGACGTCGCGGTCCTCGACGCGGCGCGGCCTCCCGTTCTCGCTGTCGGCGGCCGGGCCGACCTGGCCGTCTTCGCCGACGACGGCCGCTGCCTCGCCACCGTCGTCGCTGGCCGCCTGGTCCACCGCCGGGCCTGA
- a CDS encoding CBS domain-containing protein encodes MYRVSDVMTKQVVYLSAETTLDEAARVMKEADIGDVVVTDGSTLAGLLTDRDIVVRAVAECSDPASTSIGSITTREVVMIEQHATAGEAVALMRERNIRRILVCDNERKLVGIVSLGDLAMQLDPSSALADISEGAPNN; translated from the coding sequence ATGTACCGGGTCAGTGACGTGATGACGAAACAGGTGGTCTATCTGTCGGCGGAGACCACCCTGGACGAAGCGGCCAGGGTGATGAAGGAGGCCGACATCGGGGACGTGGTGGTCACCGACGGCTCCACGCTGGCGGGCCTGCTGACCGACCGGGACATCGTGGTGCGGGCGGTCGCCGAGTGCAGCGACCCGGCCAGCACCTCGATCGGCTCGATCACCACCCGGGAGGTGGTGATGATCGAGCAGCACGCCACGGCCGGCGAGGCGGTGGCGTTGATGCGCGAGCGCAACATCCGACGCATCCTGGTCTGCGACAACGAACGCAAGCTCGTCGGCATCGTCTCCCTGGGCGACCTGGCGATGCAGCTCGACCCCAGCTCGGCGCTCGCCGACATCAGCGAGGGCGCACCGAACAACTGA
- a CDS encoding acetyl-CoA carboxylase biotin carboxylase subunit, with translation MIESLLVANRGEIARRIIRTAKRLGVRAIAVHSEADVDLPFVVEADEAVCVGPANPAQSYRDVEAILAAAEATGAQAVHPGYGFLSENADFARTVQARGLIWVGPGADAITAMGDKINARNLMAAAGVPVAPGTTEPAADLAAAVAAAAEIGYPVMVKAAAGGGGMGMAVAADEAALRTEYDRVRAFAERMFGDPSVLIERYFPRVRHVEVQILGLADGRVVALGERECSVQRRNQKLVEESPSPAVSPELRARFLAAAVRAGEAVGYRNAGTVECLLDPATQEFFFLEMNTRLQVEHPVTELVYGVDLVEEQLRVAAGLPPTFDPAALTPRGHAIELRINAEDPKRFLPGPGVISTWVEPTGEGVRVDSGYVAGNTVTPFYDSLLAKLVVTGVDRAEALARARTAVAAFALVGPKNNLPFFAELLTNEEFVSGDYDTGIVGRMR, from the coding sequence ATGATCGAGTCGCTGTTGGTCGCCAACCGGGGCGAGATCGCCCGCCGGATCATCCGTACCGCGAAGCGGCTCGGTGTCCGTGCGATCGCGGTGCACTCGGAGGCCGACGTCGACCTGCCGTTCGTGGTCGAGGCCGACGAGGCGGTGTGCGTGGGACCGGCGAACCCGGCCCAGAGCTACCGCGACGTCGAGGCGATCCTCGCCGCCGCCGAGGCCACCGGTGCGCAGGCCGTCCACCCCGGTTACGGCTTCCTGTCGGAGAACGCCGACTTCGCCCGTACCGTGCAGGCCCGTGGGTTGATCTGGGTCGGGCCCGGCGCGGACGCGATCACCGCGATGGGCGACAAGATCAACGCGCGGAACCTGATGGCGGCGGCCGGGGTGCCGGTCGCGCCCGGCACCACCGAGCCGGCCGCCGACCTGGCCGCGGCGGTCGCCGCCGCTGCGGAGATCGGCTACCCGGTGATGGTCAAGGCCGCCGCCGGTGGCGGCGGGATGGGCATGGCGGTGGCCGCCGACGAGGCCGCGCTGCGCACCGAGTACGACAGGGTCCGCGCGTTCGCCGAGCGGATGTTCGGCGATCCGTCGGTGCTGATCGAGCGCTACTTCCCCCGGGTACGCCACGTCGAGGTGCAGATCCTCGGCCTGGCCGACGGTCGGGTGGTGGCGCTCGGCGAGCGGGAGTGCTCGGTGCAGCGGCGCAACCAGAAGCTGGTCGAGGAGTCCCCCTCCCCGGCGGTCTCCCCGGAGCTGCGGGCGCGCTTCCTGGCCGCCGCCGTGCGGGCCGGCGAGGCGGTCGGCTACCGCAACGCGGGCACCGTCGAATGCCTGCTCGACCCCGCCACGCAGGAGTTCTTCTTCCTGGAGATGAACACCCGGCTCCAGGTGGAGCACCCGGTGACCGAGCTGGTCTACGGCGTCGACCTGGTCGAGGAGCAGCTACGGGTGGCCGCCGGCCTGCCGCCGACCTTCGACCCGGCGGCGCTGACCCCGCGCGGGCACGCGATCGAGCTGCGGATCAACGCGGAGGACCCGAAGCGGTTCCTGCCCGGCCCCGGGGTGATCAGCACCTGGGTGGAGCCGACCGGCGAAGGGGTACGTGTCGACTCCGGGTATGTCGCCGGCAACACCGTCACCCCGTTCTACGACAGCCTGCTGGCCAAGCTCGTGGTGACCGGCGTGGACCGGGCCGAGGCGTTGGCCCGGGCGCGGACGGCGGTGGCCGCCTTCGCCCTGGTCGGCCCGAAGAACAACCTGCCCTTCTTCGCCGAGCTGCTGACGAACGAGGAGTTCGTCTCGGGCGACTACGACACCGGCATCGTCGGTCGGATGCGCTGA
- a CDS encoding proline--tRNA ligase, protein MLLRTSTTLLRTLREDPADAEVPSHRLLLRAGYIRRVAPGGYAWLPLGKLVLDRVTEIVRSELAAIGDQEVHFPALLPAEPYRTSGRWAEYGDDIFTLADRRGAEHLLAPTHEEMATLLVKDLVSSYRDFPLTIFQIQTKFRDEARPRAGLLRGREFLMKDAYSFDLDDEGLRESYARHRAAYRRVFDRLGLDHTVVQAVSGAMGGSASEEFLATTPVGEDTYVGCTACDYAANTEAVTTPAPPAGDPDSHQPAEVHDTPQTPTIAALVALANDRKLAGRHDWTAADTLKNVVLTVRRPGAEAAEVLVIGLPGDREVDLKRVAAALHPAAVTVFDDWAAHPGLVRGYLGPQVLAGLGLRYLVDPRVVTGTAWLTGANEPGRHATDVVCGRDFAPDGTIEAAEVRPGDPCPACGTTGTTGTTGTTGAGGGGGELTMRRGIEIGHIFQLGRRFTDAFALDVLGAAGRPVRPTMGCYGIGVSRAVAAIAEQHHDERGLVWPAAVAPCDVHLVVAGKGPQLDAALDLGGRLSAAGLRVLVDDRANVSVGVKFTDAELIGIPRAVVVGRRLPEGYVELRERATGVHEEVAWDGLVDQLLRRVRGNGV, encoded by the coding sequence ATGTTGCTTCGTACGTCGACCACCCTGCTGCGGACCCTGCGCGAGGATCCGGCGGATGCGGAGGTGCCGAGCCACCGGCTCCTGCTGCGTGCCGGTTACATCCGTCGCGTCGCCCCGGGCGGGTACGCCTGGCTGCCGCTGGGCAAACTGGTGCTGGACCGGGTCACCGAGATCGTCCGGTCGGAGTTGGCCGCGATCGGCGACCAGGAGGTGCACTTCCCGGCGCTGCTGCCGGCGGAGCCGTACCGGACCAGCGGCCGGTGGGCGGAGTACGGCGACGACATCTTCACCCTCGCCGACAGGCGGGGCGCCGAACACCTGCTCGCCCCGACCCACGAGGAGATGGCGACGCTGCTGGTAAAGGATCTGGTTTCGTCCTACCGGGACTTCCCGCTGACGATCTTCCAGATCCAGACGAAGTTCCGCGACGAGGCCCGACCCCGGGCCGGCCTGCTGCGCGGACGGGAGTTCCTGATGAAGGACGCCTACTCGTTCGACCTGGACGACGAGGGCCTGCGCGAGTCGTACGCCCGGCACCGGGCCGCGTACCGGCGGGTCTTCGACCGGTTGGGGCTGGACCACACGGTGGTGCAGGCGGTCTCCGGGGCGATGGGCGGGTCGGCCTCGGAGGAGTTCCTGGCCACCACCCCGGTCGGTGAGGACACCTACGTCGGCTGCACGGCCTGCGACTACGCGGCGAACACCGAGGCGGTAACGACCCCCGCCCCGCCCGCCGGTGACCCGGATTCGCACCAACCCGCCGAGGTGCACGACACCCCGCAGACCCCGACCATCGCCGCCCTGGTGGCGCTCGCCAACGACCGGAAACTCGCCGGGCGGCACGACTGGACCGCCGCCGACACCCTGAAGAACGTGGTGCTGACCGTACGCCGGCCCGGCGCGGAGGCAGCCGAGGTGCTGGTGATCGGGCTGCCCGGCGACCGGGAGGTGGACCTCAAGCGGGTCGCGGCAGCGCTGCACCCGGCCGCCGTGACGGTCTTCGACGACTGGGCCGCCCATCCCGGGCTGGTCCGGGGCTACCTCGGGCCGCAGGTGCTGGCCGGGCTCGGCCTCCGCTACCTGGTCGACCCCCGGGTGGTCACCGGCACCGCCTGGCTGACCGGGGCCAACGAGCCGGGGCGGCACGCCACCGACGTGGTCTGCGGACGGGACTTCGCGCCCGACGGCACCATCGAGGCCGCCGAGGTGCGCCCGGGTGACCCCTGCCCCGCCTGCGGCACCACCGGGACCACCGGGACCACCGGGACCACCGGAGCCGGCGGCGGCGGCGGCGAGCTGACCATGCGGCGGGGCATCGAGATCGGGCACATCTTCCAGCTCGGCCGCCGGTTCACCGACGCGTTCGCCCTCGACGTGCTGGGCGCGGCGGGCAGACCGGTCCGGCCCACCATGGGCTGTTACGGCATCGGGGTGTCCCGGGCGGTCGCCGCGATCGCCGAACAGCACCACGACGAACGGGGGTTGGTCTGGCCGGCGGCGGTCGCGCCGTGCGACGTACACCTGGTGGTGGCCGGGAAGGGGCCGCAGCTCGACGCGGCGCTCGACCTCGGCGGTCGGCTGTCGGCCGCCGGCCTGCGGGTGCTCGTCGACGACCGGGCCAACGTCTCCGTCGGGGTGAAGTTCACCGACGCCGAGCTGATCGGCATCCCCCGCGCCGTCGTGGTCGGCCGCCGACTTCCCGAGGGGTACGTCGAGCTGCGTGAGCGGGCCACCGGCGTGCACGAGGAGGTCGCCTGGGACGGCCTGGTCGACCAGCTCCTGCGTCGGGTTCGCGGCAACGGGGTGTAG
- a CDS encoding SufE family protein yields the protein MSEMPTRLAEIVGEFADAPRDVVLEMLLEYADVIPPLPAGVDRDDLEQVPECQTAFFLRAEVNPDRTVTTLFDCPPEAPTTRAFAGILAEGLAGASATQVLDVPDDLYQRMGLAQVISPLRVRGGTAILARLKRQVREQAG from the coding sequence ATGTCCGAGATGCCGACGAGGCTGGCCGAGATCGTCGGGGAGTTCGCCGACGCCCCCCGCGACGTGGTGCTGGAGATGCTGCTGGAGTACGCCGACGTGATCCCGCCGCTGCCGGCCGGGGTGGACCGCGACGACCTGGAGCAGGTCCCCGAGTGCCAGACGGCGTTCTTCCTGCGTGCCGAGGTCAACCCGGACCGCACGGTGACCACCCTGTTCGACTGCCCACCGGAGGCGCCCACCACCCGGGCCTTCGCCGGCATCCTCGCCGAAGGGCTGGCCGGGGCGAGCGCCACGCAGGTGCTGGACGTGCCGGACGACCTCTACCAGCGGATGGGCCTGGCCCAGGTGATCAGCCCGTTGCGGGTGCGCGGCGGCACCGCGATCCTGGCCCGACTCAAGCGGCAGGTGCGGGAACAAGCTGGCTGA
- a CDS encoding SDR family oxidoreductase, whose product MRVLVTGAGGTLGRAVLPRLRTDDFTVRAMSRRPRHDPAADWAVADLGTGRGLAEAVAGVDAVLHLASLPGGGARTHRVDVLGTRRLALAAAHAGVGHLLYVSIVGVDRVPIPYYRHKLAAERVVAAGPVPWTVLRATQFPDFLDRLLRTASRLGPVPGDPAVLAQPVDPHEVAARLADRLTTGPLTGIEEYGGPQVLRFDEAVRAWRAARHSRRPLLPVRLPGRLGRELRAGGLTTTAVPTGRRTWADHLADTYGGPGRR is encoded by the coding sequence ATGCGGGTGCTGGTTACGGGGGCGGGCGGGACGCTGGGGCGGGCGGTGCTGCCCCGGCTGCGTACCGACGATTTCACGGTACGGGCGATGAGCCGGCGGCCCCGGCACGATCCGGCGGCGGACTGGGCGGTCGCCGACCTGGGCACCGGCCGCGGGTTGGCCGAGGCGGTCGCCGGAGTGGACGCGGTGCTGCACCTGGCGTCCCTGCCCGGTGGCGGTGCCCGGACGCACCGGGTGGACGTGCTGGGCACCCGCCGGCTGGCGTTGGCCGCCGCGCACGCCGGGGTGGGCCACCTGCTGTACGTCTCGATCGTCGGCGTGGACCGGGTGCCGATCCCGTACTACCGGCACAAGCTGGCGGCGGAGCGGGTGGTGGCTGCGGGTCCGGTGCCGTGGACGGTGCTGCGGGCCACCCAGTTCCCTGACTTCCTGGACCGGCTGTTGCGGACGGCGAGCCGGCTCGGCCCGGTGCCGGGTGACCCGGCGGTGCTGGCCCAGCCGGTCGACCCGCACGAGGTGGCCGCCCGGCTCGCGGACCGGCTCACCACCGGCCCGCTGACCGGGATCGAGGAGTACGGCGGTCCGCAGGTGCTCCGCTTCGACGAGGCGGTACGGGCCTGGCGGGCTGCCCGGCACTCCCGCCGCCCGCTGCTGCCGGTGCGCCTGCCGGGGCGGCTGGGGCGGGAACTGCGGGCGGGTGGGCTGACCACGACAGCAGTACCGACCGGACGACGGACCTGGGCCGACCACCTGGCCGACACGTACGGGGGACCCGGACGAAGATGA
- a CDS encoding sulfurtransferase, giving the protein MSVPSDPHPRLQSYADPQRLVTTEWLAEHLGDEGLVVVESDEDVLLYDTGHLPGAVKVDWHTELNDQVTRDYLDAESFAELCAAKGIGRGDTVVFYGDNFNWWAAYALWVFTLFGHPDVRLLDGGRQKWVAEGRELTRDKVARPRADYPVPQRDDAPVRAYREQVMAHVAAGRPLVDVRSPGEYTGEMLHMPDYPQEGALRGGHIPGAVSKPWKSAANDDGTFKSADELRAIYTDQLGLSPADDVVAYCRIGERSSHTWFVLHHLLGFPQVRNYDGSWTEWGNLVRAPVVRGDQPGGLAG; this is encoded by the coding sequence ATGTCTGTGCCGAGTGATCCGCATCCCCGCCTCCAGTCGTACGCCGACCCGCAGCGGCTGGTCACCACCGAGTGGTTGGCCGAGCACCTCGGCGACGAGGGTCTCGTCGTGGTCGAATCCGACGAGGACGTGCTGCTCTATGACACCGGTCACCTCCCGGGGGCCGTCAAGGTCGACTGGCACACCGAGCTGAACGACCAGGTCACCCGGGACTACCTGGACGCGGAGAGCTTCGCCGAGCTGTGCGCGGCCAAGGGCATCGGCCGGGGCGACACGGTCGTCTTCTACGGCGACAACTTCAACTGGTGGGCCGCGTACGCGCTGTGGGTGTTCACCCTGTTCGGGCATCCCGACGTCCGGCTGCTCGACGGTGGCCGGCAGAAGTGGGTCGCCGAGGGGCGCGAGCTGACCCGGGACAAGGTGGCCCGGCCGCGTGCCGACTATCCGGTGCCGCAGCGCGACGACGCGCCGGTCCGGGCGTACCGGGAGCAGGTGATGGCGCACGTGGCGGCGGGTCGGCCGCTGGTCGACGTCCGTTCGCCGGGCGAGTACACCGGCGAGATGCTGCACATGCCGGACTACCCGCAGGAGGGCGCGCTGCGCGGCGGGCACATCCCGGGTGCGGTGAGCAAGCCGTGGAAGTCCGCCGCCAACGACGACGGCACCTTCAAGTCGGCCGACGAGCTGCGGGCGATCTACACCGACCAGCTCGGGCTGAGCCCGGCCGACGACGTGGTGGCGTACTGCCGGATCGGCGAGCGGTCCAGCCACACCTGGTTCGTGCTGCACCACCTGCTGGGCTTCCCGCAGGTGCGCAACTACGACGGCTCGTGGACCGAGTGGGGCAACCTGGTCCGGGCTCCCGTGGTCAGGGGCGACCAGCCCGGCGGCCTGGCCGGCTGA
- a CDS encoding YbaK/EbsC family protein yields MGTLQTEPARTRPDLLAPPVAAALAQWPAEAPVDVDDVLVAPIDATLADTAAFCAAYEVGLDVSANCVVIAGKREGEIRYAACVVLATTRADVNGVVRRALDVRKASFAPMAEAVESTGMEYGGITPIGLPESWPILVDARVIATPHVIIGSGVRHSKIALPGPALGALPGARVVEGLARPA; encoded by the coding sequence ATGGGAACGTTGCAGACTGAGCCCGCCCGGACCCGACCCGACCTGCTGGCCCCGCCGGTGGCCGCCGCGCTGGCGCAGTGGCCGGCGGAGGCGCCCGTCGACGTCGATGACGTCCTGGTCGCGCCGATCGACGCCACGCTGGCCGACACGGCGGCCTTCTGTGCCGCGTACGAGGTGGGGCTGGACGTGTCGGCGAACTGCGTGGTGATCGCCGGCAAGCGGGAGGGCGAGATCCGGTACGCGGCCTGCGTGGTGCTCGCCACCACCCGCGCCGACGTCAACGGGGTGGTCCGCCGGGCGCTTGACGTCCGCAAGGCGAGCTTCGCCCCGATGGCCGAGGCGGTCGAGTCGACCGGGATGGAGTACGGCGGGATCACCCCGATCGGGCTGCCGGAGTCCTGGCCGATCCTGGTCGACGCCCGGGTGATCGCCACCCCGCACGTGATCATCGGCTCCGGCGTACGGCACAGCAAGATCGCCCTTCCGGGGCCGGCGCTCGGCGCGCTGCCCGGTGCGCGGGTGGTGGAGGGCCTGGCCCGACCCGCCTAA
- a CDS encoding TetR/AcrR family transcriptional regulator has protein sequence MTVGQQARGSAGSAGRRRSRRDEILEIAVGLFAARGYHGVSMDDIGAAAGVTGPALYHHFAGKEAMLAAALIPVSEGLLDGGRDRAAGRPGDPRGALESLIDFHVDFALANPAVIALHLHELDRLPDEPRRRIRKLQRMYVEEWVTVLTALHPGLPDGEARVLAHAAFGLMNSTPFLGGEVDRRRRAALLRAAALAALLAETDS, from the coding sequence GTGACTGTGGGGCAGCAGGCTAGGGGCAGCGCAGGCAGCGCAGGCCGGCGCCGGTCGAGGCGCGACGAGATCCTGGAGATCGCGGTCGGGCTCTTCGCCGCCCGGGGCTACCACGGGGTCTCCATGGACGACATCGGTGCGGCGGCCGGGGTGACCGGCCCGGCCCTCTACCACCACTTCGCCGGCAAGGAGGCGATGCTGGCCGCCGCGCTGATCCCGGTCAGCGAGGGGCTGCTCGACGGCGGCCGGGACCGGGCCGCCGGCCGTCCCGGCGACCCGCGCGGCGCGCTGGAGTCGCTTATCGACTTCCACGTCGACTTCGCGCTGGCGAACCCGGCCGTGATCGCCCTGCACCTGCACGAGCTGGACCGCCTCCCGGACGAGCCGCGTCGCCGCATCCGCAAGCTCCAGCGGATGTACGTCGAGGAGTGGGTGACCGTGCTGACCGCCCTGCACCCGGGGCTGCCCGACGGCGAGGCGCGGGTGCTGGCACACGCCGCGTTCGGCCTGATGAACTCCACCCCGTTCCTCGGCGGTGAGGTCGACCGGCGGCGTCGCGCGGCACTGCTGCGGGCCGCCGCGCTGGCCGCCCTGCTGGCCGAGACCGACTCCTGA